A genomic segment from Malus domestica chromosome 05, GDT2T_hap1 encodes:
- the LOC103427788 gene encoding pyrophosphate--fructose 6-phosphate 1-phosphotransferase subunit beta isoform X2 — translation MASPSLIANGGAAGVESVPAPVTGRFASVYSEVQASRIDHALPLPSVLRKPFKVVDGPASSAAGNPEEIAKLFPNVFGQPSALLAPSDSDSGLPEQKLKIGVVLSGGQAPGGHNVISGIFDYLQDRAKGSTMYGFRGGPAGIMKNKYIELTPEYIYPYRNQGGFDMIRSGRDKIESPEQFKQAQETAVKLDLDGLVVIGGDDSNTNACLLAENFTVKNLKTRVIGCPKTIDGDLKCKEVPISFGFDTACKIYAEMIGNVMIDARSTGKYYHFVRLMGRAASHITLECALQTHPNITIIGEEVAAKKLTLKNVTDHIVNVILKRADLGYNYGVILIPEGLIDFIPEVQQLIAELNEILAHEVVDEDGLWKKKLTSQSLELFDFLPEAIQEQLMLERDPHGNVQVAKIETEKMLIQMVETDLAKRKQEGSYNGHFQGQSHFFGYEGRCGLPTNFDSTYCYALGYAAGALLHSGKTGLISSVGNLDAPVEEWTVGGTALTSLMDVERRHGKFKPVIKKAMVELEGAPFKKFASLRNDWAINNRYISPGPIQFHGQASNALSHTLLLELGVSV, via the exons ATGGCTTCGCCATCACTGATTGCTAACGGCGGTGCTGCCGGTGTTGAGTCAGTTCCGGCACCTGTCACCGGCCGATTCGCCTCCGTCTACAGCGAGGTCCAGGCCAGTCGTATCGATCATGCACTTCCCCTCCCTTCCGTGCTCAGAAAGCCCTTCAAGGTCGTCGACGGTCCCGCTAGCTCCGCCGCCGGCAATCCAG AGGAGATCGCGAAGTTGTTTCCTAATGTTTTCGGTCAGCCATCTGCACTGTTGGCGCCAAGCGATTCCGATTCGGGTCTACCGGAGCAGAAGTTGAAGATCGGTGTTGTTTTATCTGGAGGCCAAGCGCCCGGGGGGCACAATGTGATTTCTGGAATTTTCG ATTACTTGCAAGACCGCGCCAAAGGAAGCACAATGTATGGTTTCAGGGGCGGGCCTGCTGGGATCATGAAAAACAAGTATATCGAACTTACCCCCGAGTATATTTATCCATACAGAAATCAA GGTGGTTTCGATATGATTCGCAGTGGAAGGGACAAGATTGAATCTCCAGAGCAG TTTAAACAAGCACAAGAAACAGCCGTGAAGCTTGATTTGGATGGGCTTGTTGTTATCGGTGGAGATGACTCAAACACAAATGCCTGCCTCCTTGCTGAAAACTTCAC GGTGAAGAACTTGAAAACTCGTGTGATAGGTTGCCCCAAAACCATTGACGGTGACTTGAAATGCAAAGAGGTCCCCATAAGTTTTGGATTTGACACTGCTTGCAAG ATATATGCAGAAATGATTGGCAATGTCATGATAGATGCCCGGTCAACTGGAAAATATTATCATT TTGTACGACTTATGGGGCGTGCGGCTTCACACATTACATTAGAATGTGCTTTGCAAACTCATCCAAACATTACAATTATTGGAGAAGAG GTTGCTGCAAAGAAGCTGACACTGAAAAATGTCACTGACCACATTGTGAATGTAATCTTGAAGCGTGCTGACCTTGGTTATAACTATGGTGTCATACTTATCCCTGAGGGTCTAATTGATTTCATTCCCGAG GTGCAGCAACTTATTGCTGAATTGAATGAAATTCTGGCCCATGAGGTTGTAGATGAAGATGGGCTGTGGAAAAAGAAACTTACAAGCCAATCTCTAGAGCTTTTTGATTTCCTACCTGAAGCAATCCAAGAGCAGTTGATGCTTGAAAGAGATCCTCATGGAAATGTCCAG GTTGCCAAAATAGAAACAGAGAAGATGCTTATTCAAATGGTTGAGACAGACTTGGCGAAGAGGAAGCAGGAAGGTTCATATAATGGCCACTTCCAAGGACAATCTCACTTTTTCGG GTATGAAGGAAGATGTGGTTTACCAACCAACTTTGATTCTACATACTGCTATGCATTGGGTTATGCCGCTGGAGCTCTCCTTCACAGTGGAAAAACTGGGTTGATATCATCA GTTGGGAATTTGGATGCCCCTGTGGAAGAATGGACGGTTGGTGGAACGGCATTGACTTCATTAATGGACGTGGAAAGGAGACATG GTAAGTTCAAGCCTGTCATCAAGAAGGCAATGGTAGAACTTGAAG GTGCACCATTCAAGAAATTTGCATCCCTGAGGAACGACTGGGCTATCAACAACCGTTACATCAGTCCTG GTCCCATTCAATTTCATGGCCAAGCATCCAACGCTCTCAGCCACACGCTACTCTTGGAACTCGGAGTTTCTGTTTAA
- the LOC103434472 gene encoding plant UBX domain-containing protein 4: MASEDKKKSRTGGIRTLSDLNRRSADSDSDSDGPPEYYTGGEKSGMLVQDPTKDNDVDSIFDQARELGATEGPFDPSSASSSSRSFAGTGRLLSGETVQPTPAQPETVVHNIIFWSNGFTINDGPLRRLDDPENASFLESIKKSECPKELEPADRSTSVHVNLIRRNEKCPELVKRHVPFQGVGRTLGGSSTPAASEPTTASTSLNTAPTPSAGLVVDEKLPSTSVQLRLADGTRIVGHFNYHHTINDVRGFIDTSRPDGPRNYHLQIMGFPPKLLNDPSQTIEQAGLANSVVIQKL, translated from the exons ATGGCGTCGGAGGACAAAAAAAAGAGTCGAACCGGAGGAATCCGTACACTTTCCGATCTGAACCGGAGGTCTGCGGACTCGGACAGTGACTCCGATGGCCCTCCGGAGTACTACACTGGTGGCGAGAAAAG TGGAATGCTTGTCCAGGATCCTACAAAGGATAATGATGTGGATTCCATTTTTGATCAAGCAAGGGAGTTAGGAGCCACGGAGGGGCCTTTTGATCCTTCTAGTGCATCTTCAAGCTCAAGAAGCTTTGCGGGAACTGGTAGATTACTCTCTGGGGAAACTGTACAACCTACTCCTGCACAGCCTGAGACTGTTGTTCACAACATCATTTTCTGGTCTAACGGTTTCACTATAAATGATGGCCCCTTAAGGCGGCTGGACGATCCAGAAAATGCATCTTTCTTAGAG AGCATCAAAAAGTCTGAATGTCCAAAAGAGTTGGAGCCTGCAGATAGAAGTACCTCAGTTCATGTCAATCTAATAAGGAGGAATGAGAAGTGCCCG GAACTGGTGAAGCGACATGTTCCATTTCAGGGTGTGGGAAGAACTCTGGGTGGCAGCTCTACTCCAGCAGCATCTGAGCCAACGACTGCATCGACTTCTCTCAACACTGCTCCAACCCCCTCCGCAGGCCTGGTTGTGGATGAAAAGTTGCCATCAACATCGGTTCAACTTAGGTTGGCTGATGGGACCCGCATAGTTGGACATTTTAACTACCATCATACCATCAATGACGTTCGTGGCTTCATTGATACATCTAGGCCTGACGGTCCAAGGAATTATCACCTGCAGATTATGGGGTTCCCTCCCAAGCTCCTCAATGATCCGAGTCAAACAATTGAGCAGGCAGGCCTCGCCAATTCGGTTGTGATCCAGAAATTATAG
- the LOC103427788 gene encoding pyrophosphate--fructose 6-phosphate 1-phosphotransferase subunit beta isoform X1, translating to MASPSLIANGGAAGVESVPAPVTGRFASVYSEVQASRIDHALPLPSVLRKPFKVVDGPASSAAGNPEEIAKLFPNVFGQPSALLAPSDSDSGLPEQKLKIGVVLSGGQAPGGHNVISGIFGEGLNYQFVICFVNFVLLFEFWLISIDVLVLDYLQDRAKGSTMYGFRGGPAGIMKNKYIELTPEYIYPYRNQGGFDMIRSGRDKIESPEQFKQAQETAVKLDLDGLVVIGGDDSNTNACLLAENFTVKNLKTRVIGCPKTIDGDLKCKEVPISFGFDTACKIYAEMIGNVMIDARSTGKYYHFVRLMGRAASHITLECALQTHPNITIIGEEVAAKKLTLKNVTDHIVNVILKRADLGYNYGVILIPEGLIDFIPEVQQLIAELNEILAHEVVDEDGLWKKKLTSQSLELFDFLPEAIQEQLMLERDPHGNVQVAKIETEKMLIQMVETDLAKRKQEGSYNGHFQGQSHFFGYEGRCGLPTNFDSTYCYALGYAAGALLHSGKTGLISSVGNLDAPVEEWTVGGTALTSLMDVERRHGKFKPVIKKAMVELEGAPFKKFASLRNDWAINNRYISPGPIQFHGQASNALSHTLLLELGVSV from the exons ATGGCTTCGCCATCACTGATTGCTAACGGCGGTGCTGCCGGTGTTGAGTCAGTTCCGGCACCTGTCACCGGCCGATTCGCCTCCGTCTACAGCGAGGTCCAGGCCAGTCGTATCGATCATGCACTTCCCCTCCCTTCCGTGCTCAGAAAGCCCTTCAAGGTCGTCGACGGTCCCGCTAGCTCCGCCGCCGGCAATCCAG AGGAGATCGCGAAGTTGTTTCCTAATGTTTTCGGTCAGCCATCTGCACTGTTGGCGCCAAGCGATTCCGATTCGGGTCTACCGGAGCAGAAGTTGAAGATCGGTGTTGTTTTATCTGGAGGCCAAGCGCCCGGGGGGCACAATGTGATTTCTGGAATTTTCGGTGAGGGTCTTaattatcaatttgttatatgtttcGTAAACTTTGTATTGCTTTTCGAATTTTGGTTGATTTCGATCGATGTTTTGGTGTTAGATTACTTGCAAGACCGCGCCAAAGGAAGCACAATGTATGGTTTCAGGGGCGGGCCTGCTGGGATCATGAAAAACAAGTATATCGAACTTACCCCCGAGTATATTTATCCATACAGAAATCAA GGTGGTTTCGATATGATTCGCAGTGGAAGGGACAAGATTGAATCTCCAGAGCAG TTTAAACAAGCACAAGAAACAGCCGTGAAGCTTGATTTGGATGGGCTTGTTGTTATCGGTGGAGATGACTCAAACACAAATGCCTGCCTCCTTGCTGAAAACTTCAC GGTGAAGAACTTGAAAACTCGTGTGATAGGTTGCCCCAAAACCATTGACGGTGACTTGAAATGCAAAGAGGTCCCCATAAGTTTTGGATTTGACACTGCTTGCAAG ATATATGCAGAAATGATTGGCAATGTCATGATAGATGCCCGGTCAACTGGAAAATATTATCATT TTGTACGACTTATGGGGCGTGCGGCTTCACACATTACATTAGAATGTGCTTTGCAAACTCATCCAAACATTACAATTATTGGAGAAGAG GTTGCTGCAAAGAAGCTGACACTGAAAAATGTCACTGACCACATTGTGAATGTAATCTTGAAGCGTGCTGACCTTGGTTATAACTATGGTGTCATACTTATCCCTGAGGGTCTAATTGATTTCATTCCCGAG GTGCAGCAACTTATTGCTGAATTGAATGAAATTCTGGCCCATGAGGTTGTAGATGAAGATGGGCTGTGGAAAAAGAAACTTACAAGCCAATCTCTAGAGCTTTTTGATTTCCTACCTGAAGCAATCCAAGAGCAGTTGATGCTTGAAAGAGATCCTCATGGAAATGTCCAG GTTGCCAAAATAGAAACAGAGAAGATGCTTATTCAAATGGTTGAGACAGACTTGGCGAAGAGGAAGCAGGAAGGTTCATATAATGGCCACTTCCAAGGACAATCTCACTTTTTCGG GTATGAAGGAAGATGTGGTTTACCAACCAACTTTGATTCTACATACTGCTATGCATTGGGTTATGCCGCTGGAGCTCTCCTTCACAGTGGAAAAACTGGGTTGATATCATCA GTTGGGAATTTGGATGCCCCTGTGGAAGAATGGACGGTTGGTGGAACGGCATTGACTTCATTAATGGACGTGGAAAGGAGACATG GTAAGTTCAAGCCTGTCATCAAGAAGGCAATGGTAGAACTTGAAG GTGCACCATTCAAGAAATTTGCATCCCTGAGGAACGACTGGGCTATCAACAACCGTTACATCAGTCCTG GTCCCATTCAATTTCATGGCCAAGCATCCAACGCTCTCAGCCACACGCTACTCTTGGAACTCGGAGTTTCTGTTTAA
- the LOC103434471 gene encoding uncharacterized protein: protein MEHSPKFKPHLSQSSSRRRRTSTDSNSPEFEFWRNPSCPQPNLLSADELFVDGVLLPLHLLPPPFLNHSDPPDPNPQPISQPPVPDPKPISEPDPESEPGPGPELSAAPVLTASKRWRDIFRMGEKKSVKADETDKEKDKKKDRKGGGGGASSAELNINIWPFSRSRSAGNAYTRPKPFGAPVTRKVNSAPCSRSNSTGESKSRKWPPASPGRPGVHLGRSSPVWQVRRGASAAGKSNSDPQARNAEKGTKKEVPENRRSKKTAGAVIAGGSGSKARVLNLNVPMCIGYGSHLSCRSENSAVGVGIGGRGSGSNNRGGDASGGVNGGGGNGGAVGNLFNLRSLFTKKVY from the coding sequence ATGGAGCACAGCCCCAAATTCAAACCCCACCTTTCACAGAGCAGCAGCCGAAGAAGGCGAACCAGCACCGATTCCAACTCCCCCGAGTTCGAGTTTTGGAGAAACCCGTCTTGCCCTCAGCCCAATCTCCTCTCCGCCGATGAGCTCTTCGTCGACGGCGTCCTTCTCCCTCTCCACCTCCTCCCCCCTCCTTTTCTTAACCACTCCGACCCACCTGACCCAAATCCACAACCCATCTCACAACCTCCTGTTCCTGACCCAAAACCCATTTCGGAACCCGACCCAGAATCCGAACCCGGTCCAGGACCTGAGTTGTCAGCTGCTCCCGTTCTAACCGCATCGAAGCGTTGGAGGGACATTTTTAGGATGGGCGAGAAGAAATCCGTCAAAGCCGACGAGACTGATAAAGAgaaagacaagaagaaagaccGAAAGGGCGGCGGCGGCGGAGCGAGCTCGGCGGAGCTGAACATCAATATATGGCCATTTTCGCGCAGTAGATCCGCCGGAAACGCATATACCCGACCCAAACCGTTCGGAGCTCCGGTGACCCGGAAGGTGAACAGCGCGCCGTGTTCAAGGAGCAACTCAACGGGCGAGTCGAAGTCTAGAAAGTGGCCACCTGCGAGTCCGGGTCGACCCGGAGTTCATTTGGGTCGGAGCAGCCCGGTTTGGCAGGTCCGGCGTGGAGCCTCGGCTGCTGGAAAGAGCAACTCCGACCCACAAGCTCGAAATGCTGAAAAGGGGACAAAAAAGGAAGTGCCGGAGAATCGCAGGAGTAAAAAAACTGCCGGAGCCGTCATCGCCGGAGGCAGCGGCTCGAAAGCTAGAGTCTTGAATTTGAATGTTCCGATGTGTATTGGGTATGGAAGCCATTTGAGCTGTAGAAGTGAGAATAGTGCAGTTGGAGTTGGCATTGGCGGCCGTGGAAGCGGCAGCAACAACCGTGGTGGTGATGCTAGCGGCGGCGTTAACGGTGGAGGAGGAAATGGCGGGGCTGTCGGTAATCTTTTCAATCTGCGCAGCCTTTTCACCAAGAAGGTGTATTAA